One genomic segment of Rhodopirellula bahusiensis includes these proteins:
- a CDS encoding phosphoribosyltransferase, producing MIQELSIINSTPKIRRPLKQGRFGNPLLSRKQVERCVELLAESISNYYCSMANGGDDVVFLTVMHGGKTFSSDLAPLCASQPAPSLKDPGYRSWYASYRVVDRYIDIKSYDGQIRGEPVVMASDLTRENLAGKRVLLIDDICETGNTIVETIQFIRKLCRYSQQDIDRLVRTVTFLWKPECPSQSLRPDWYGYRTSMHFLSGYGMDSKDGSCRQLPAIFIDDNRQSMVKKPSWAFRFDQSETGSPINRSQKPR from the coding sequence ACTCAAACAGGGACGCTTTGGCAACCCGCTATTGAGCCGAAAACAGGTCGAACGCTGCGTAGAGTTGCTCGCTGAATCAATCAGCAACTACTACTGTTCTATGGCGAACGGAGGTGACGATGTTGTTTTCTTGACTGTAATGCATGGTGGGAAAACGTTCTCATCAGATCTTGCGCCGTTGTGTGCTTCACAGCCTGCTCCATCCTTGAAAGATCCAGGTTATCGTTCCTGGTACGCGAGCTATCGAGTTGTCGATCGCTATATCGATATCAAGAGTTACGACGGGCAAATCAGAGGTGAGCCCGTGGTCATGGCATCAGACCTGACTCGCGAAAATCTTGCAGGGAAGCGAGTGCTTCTGATAGATGACATCTGCGAAACTGGCAACACGATCGTTGAGACCATTCAATTCATCAGGAAGCTGTGTCGCTACAGCCAGCAGGACATCGACCGGCTGGTACGGACTGTGACATTTTTGTGGAAACCAGAGTGTCCTTCGCAGTCCCTTCGTCCAGATTGGTATGGATACCGCACATCGATGCATTTCTTGTCGGGCTACGGAATGGACAGCAAGGACGGATCTTGCCGCCAGCTACCTGCCATCTTCATTGATGACAACAGACAGTCGATGGTGAAAAAGCCTTCATGGGCGTTTAGATTCGACCAATCAGAAACTGGCTCACCGATCAATCGAAGTCAGAAACCTCGCTAG